Proteins encoded by one window of Chloroflexota bacterium:
- a CDS encoding MFS transporter, protein MNQPYRWLILALTVATAAIVVAVPAMAVPVLSREIANELHMDLVQVGLLTTTTALMSIALSLAAGAIGDRFGARNTIAAACFLAAITGALRGLSDSFAALIATTLLFGLATPLISINLSKTCAIWFAARERGRANGALSAGMALGFLLGSLLSASVLSPLLGGWRHVLFALGGAAALIGLLWLATRHPEEGPHLQRMPALAGLAQVTRMRNLWIMALGALGYGGCVNAALAYLPLYLRDIGWSGPNADQTVAAFHAVSLLGTIPIGVLSDRLGKRRGFLLLGAGLMAAGTGTLAVAGGGLIVAAVLLAGVMRDGFMTVYMTTVMETKGVGAALTGSAIGFVQMFFMLGGVFSPPLGNSLVAIHPAAPFVFWAALAAAATAAFTLVDTRQLETHSHGTT, encoded by the coding sequence GCGAACGAGCTGCACATGGATCTCGTGCAGGTCGGGCTGCTGACGACCACCACCGCGCTGATGTCGATCGCGCTCAGCCTCGCGGCGGGCGCGATCGGCGACCGCTTTGGCGCTCGCAATACCATCGCGGCCGCCTGCTTTCTGGCCGCCATCACCGGCGCGCTGCGCGGCCTCTCCGACAGCTTCGCTGCGCTGATTGCCACCACGCTGCTGTTTGGGCTGGCCACGCCGCTCATCTCGATCAACCTGAGCAAGACCTGCGCGATCTGGTTCGCTGCGCGCGAGCGCGGCCGGGCCAACGGCGCGCTGTCGGCCGGCATGGCGCTCGGCTTTCTGCTTGGCTCGCTGCTGAGCGCGAGCGTCCTGTCGCCCCTGCTCGGCGGCTGGCGGCATGTGCTGTTTGCGCTGGGCGGCGCGGCCGCGCTGATTGGCCTGCTCTGGCTGGCGACCCGTCACCCGGAGGAAGGTCCGCACCTGCAGCGCATGCCGGCGCTGGCCGGGCTGGCGCAGGTCACGCGCATGCGGAACCTGTGGATCATGGCGCTCGGCGCGCTCGGTTACGGCGGCTGCGTCAATGCCGCGCTCGCCTACCTGCCGCTCTACCTGCGCGACATCGGCTGGAGCGGCCCCAACGCCGACCAGACCGTCGCGGCGTTCCATGCCGTCAGCCTGCTCGGCACCATTCCGATCGGCGTCCTCTCCGACCGGCTCGGCAAGCGGCGCGGCTTCCTGCTGCTCGGCGCAGGGCTCATGGCGGCCGGCACCGGCACACTCGCGGTCGCCGGCGGCGGGCTGATCGTTGCGGCCGTGCTCCTGGCCGGCGTCATGCGCGACGGCTTCATGACCGTGTACATGACCACCGTGATGGAGACCAAAGGCGTCGGCGCGGCGCTGACCGGCTCGGCCATCGGTTTCGTGCAGATGTTTTTCATGCTGGGCGGCGTTTTCTCTCCGCCGCTGGGCAACAGCCTGGTCGCGATCCACCCGGCCGCGCCATTCGTGTTCTGGGCCGCGCTGGCCGCGGCCGCCACCGCGGCATTCACTCTCGTCGACACACGCCAACTGGAGACGCACTCGCATGGAACTACTTGA
- a CDS encoding class I SAM-dependent methyltransferase has product MELLDLVRRESHAAGGWLKIPWNDPAFSRRMLAEHLSQSHDGASRRFDTIDRHVEWIHADLLRGRPSRVLDLGCGPGLYANRLAQRGHSCTGIDFSPASIMYARERAADMHLPAVFQQADIRTAEYGSGYDLVMLIYGEFNAFARSDAAAIVSKTRAALANGGTLLLELSTFDSLRQRGERPPSWFTAERGLFSDMPYLCLKESDWDAVRAIATERYFVIDPTNASVTPYAVMTQAYQESDYRQLLSECGFFGVERHPAFGDITSADFLVFTAA; this is encoded by the coding sequence ATGGAACTACTTGATCTGGTGCGGCGCGAGTCGCACGCGGCAGGCGGCTGGCTGAAGATCCCATGGAACGATCCCGCCTTCAGCCGCCGCATGCTGGCCGAGCACCTCTCGCAGTCGCACGACGGCGCCAGCCGGCGCTTCGACACGATTGACCGGCACGTCGAGTGGATTCACGCCGATCTGTTGCGCGGCCGCCCGTCGCGCGTGCTCGATCTGGGCTGCGGCCCCGGCCTGTACGCGAACCGCCTGGCCCAGCGCGGCCATTCGTGCACCGGCATCGACTTCTCGCCGGCGTCAATCATGTACGCCCGCGAGCGCGCTGCGGACATGCATCTGCCGGCTGTGTTCCAGCAGGCCGACATCCGCACCGCCGAATATGGATCAGGCTACGACCTGGTCATGCTCATCTACGGGGAGTTCAACGCGTTCGCGCGCAGCGATGCGGCGGCCATCGTGTCCAAAACGCGCGCGGCGCTGGCGAACGGGGGCACGCTTCTGCTTGAACTGTCCACGTTCGATTCGCTCCGCCAGCGCGGCGAGCGTCCGCCGTCGTGGTTCACGGCCGAGCGCGGCCTGTTTTCGGATATGCCGTACCTCTGCCTGAAGGAATCGGACTGGGACGCTGTGCGGGCGATCGCCACTGAGCGGTACTTTGTGATCGATCCCACCAACGCCTCCGTGACGCCCTACGCCGTGATGACACAAGCATATCAGGAGTCGGACTACCGGCAGTTGCTCAG